From a single Arachnia propionica genomic region:
- a CDS encoding DUF6301 family protein, producing MIIFPPRDFITWTNRLMQFPWPIQLNDFPPYAEQMGWKPTLRPSCFNVYDDEIGNATLRADKSGSICRVSLVTANNETGDAEGAAELNDLFASYATAGRRAWGEAFFLGTGDDPVVVWKFSNESFAEITGGSDALLFWFTTPQGQWHFT from the coding sequence ATGATCATATTCCCCCCACGAGATTTCATCACGTGGACCAACAGGCTCATGCAGTTTCCGTGGCCCATCCAACTCAACGACTTCCCTCCCTACGCCGAGCAAATGGGCTGGAAACCCACTCTGCGACCGAGTTGTTTCAATGTATATGACGACGAAATTGGGAATGCAACTCTCAGGGCGGACAAATCGGGCAGTATCTGTCGAGTTTCACTCGTCACGGCAAATAATGAAACAGGGGATGCTGAGGGGGCCGCGGAGCTGAACGACCTTTTCGCATCCTATGCGACTGCTGGGAGAAGGGCTTGGGGGGAAGCATTCTTTCTAGGGACTGGTGATGATCCTGTCGTCGTTTGGAAATTCTCAAACGAATCATTTGCAGAGATCACCGGAGGCTCTGATGCGCTGCTTTTCTGGTTTACCACGCCGCAGGGGCAGTGGCATTTTACCTAA
- a CDS encoding ABC transporter permease subunit: MTTLAVLGRGLLPRWKAVCVIVACILAFLLMGVAMVQSMDTNVYASLPPALLAMAGIPAGASASVMSYTQMLGFLGAIAVAGFAVAMGAQLVAGEEKDGTLSLLLSHPVSRFGVGVAKAAALVLAVGVTSLGLWGAAALAGLPFDLTLGDAHLGELCLALGANALVYGGIAFAVGSATGSRGLATGVGAAVLGLGWLFAGLLPQWSEGRDLAQLIPWYWYSQPAVLLNGIDGGYLALMLGVATVLLAVGVVGLLVRDLRRTATRTRPAWHATTRWAGSAAGRGPSRYRLLVSRHTGLLLVLGVVMFAVMGLLMGPLYEQMAPQLEMATQSMPPALMQIWGATSMATPTGFYWGETMSLMAPAAVILAGAAVASRLGSDERSGRLGVLLSTPTTRTRMLATAAAAQATLIALVAGLTGLGIWGGARLGSLGLATENVAGATAHLLALGLFIGAAALLAAAALGTSAAATWTATGVGLVGYVINTTLPMNPDLADWARISPFHWYGATNPLENGANWGHVAILLVGSAVLLAASFPLFTRRDLRV, translated from the coding sequence ATGACCACCCTCGCAGTGTTGGGACGCGGCCTGCTGCCGCGTTGGAAGGCCGTTTGCGTCATCGTCGCGTGCATCCTCGCTTTCCTGCTGATGGGGGTCGCGATGGTGCAGTCGATGGACACCAATGTCTACGCTTCCCTGCCGCCGGCGCTGCTGGCGATGGCCGGGATTCCCGCCGGCGCTTCGGCTTCGGTGATGTCCTACACGCAGATGCTCGGTTTCCTGGGTGCGATCGCGGTGGCGGGGTTCGCCGTCGCGATGGGCGCGCAGCTGGTCGCGGGTGAGGAGAAGGACGGCACGTTGTCGCTGCTGCTCAGCCATCCCGTCTCCCGGTTCGGTGTGGGTGTGGCGAAGGCCGCGGCGCTGGTGCTGGCGGTCGGCGTGACGTCACTGGGTTTGTGGGGTGCGGCAGCGCTGGCGGGCCTGCCCTTCGACCTCACGTTGGGGGACGCCCATCTGGGGGAGCTCTGCCTGGCGCTGGGCGCCAATGCCCTGGTGTACGGGGGCATCGCGTTCGCGGTCGGGAGTGCGACCGGAAGTCGCGGCCTGGCCACAGGGGTCGGTGCGGCGGTTCTCGGGCTGGGGTGGTTGTTCGCCGGGTTGCTGCCGCAATGGTCGGAGGGCCGGGACTTGGCGCAGCTCATCCCGTGGTACTGGTACAGCCAGCCGGCGGTGTTGCTGAACGGCATCGACGGCGGCTACCTGGCGCTGATGCTCGGCGTCGCGACGGTGCTGCTGGCCGTCGGGGTCGTCGGTCTGCTGGTCCGCGACCTGCGTCGAACAGCGACGAGGACGCGCCCGGCCTGGCACGCCACAACCCGATGGGCCGGTTCGGCGGCTGGTCGTGGACCCTCCCGCTACCGGCTGCTGGTCTCGCGTCACACCGGTCTACTCCTGGTGCTGGGTGTGGTGATGTTCGCGGTGATGGGTCTGCTGATGGGTCCGTTGTACGAGCAGATGGCCCCGCAGCTGGAGATGGCGACGCAGTCGATGCCGCCCGCACTCATGCAGATTTGGGGCGCCACCAGCATGGCCACCCCTACCGGGTTCTACTGGGGCGAGACGATGAGCCTGATGGCCCCCGCCGCCGTGATCCTGGCCGGCGCTGCGGTGGCGTCGCGGCTGGGGTCGGACGAGCGTTCGGGCCGGCTCGGCGTGCTGCTGTCCACCCCCACCACCCGCACCCGGATGCTGGCCACGGCGGCGGCAGCGCAGGCGACGCTCATCGCTCTGGTCGCGGGGCTGACGGGCCTCGGGATCTGGGGTGGGGCCCGGCTGGGCTCGCTGGGTCTGGCGACGGAGAACGTCGCAGGCGCCACCGCGCACCTGCTGGCGCTGGGCCTGTTCATCGGAGCGGCGGCGCTGCTGGCGGCGGCTGCCCTGGGCACCTCGGCGGCAGCGACCTGGACCGCGACCGGGGTGGGGCTGGTCGGCTACGTCATCAACACCACCCTGCCCATGAATCCTGACCTCGCGGATTGGGCCCGCATCTCCCCGTTCCACTGGTACGGGGCCACCAATCCCTTGGAGAACGGCGCCAACTGGGGGCACGTCGCGATCCTGCTGGTGGGGTCGGCGGTGTTGCTGGCAGCATCCTTCCCGCTGTTCACCAGACGCGACCTGCGGGTGTGA
- a CDS encoding ABC transporter ATP-binding protein: protein MNAIEVKELRKKYGSFEALKGIDLKVHTGEIFGFLGPNGAGKSTTIRILLDEIRATGGTARLLGLDSRCDAVEIHRRLGYLPSDLSLYPAMTGAQTLRFFARLRGGVDQDYIDELRQRFDANLDKRVGELSSGNRQKVGLIAALMHKPELIIMDEPNAGLDPLVQHEFHQVLREIVAEGRTVFLSSHTLSEVQQVADRVGIIRAGRLVAVENVADLRSVRRVDLLLDRDADPGDFIDISGARDVTVDGPRVRMAFDGELGTLLDALGDRRVVDLTAHDADLEEIFLAFYQEQS, encoded by the coding sequence ATGAACGCCATCGAGGTGAAGGAACTCCGGAAGAAGTACGGCTCCTTCGAAGCATTGAAGGGCATTGACCTGAAGGTCCACACCGGGGAGATCTTTGGTTTCCTCGGTCCCAACGGCGCGGGCAAGTCCACCACCATCCGCATCCTCCTCGACGAGATCCGCGCCACCGGTGGCACCGCCCGGCTGCTTGGCCTCGATTCCCGCTGCGACGCCGTCGAGATCCATCGCAGGCTCGGCTACCTGCCCAGCGACCTGTCCCTGTACCCCGCGATGACCGGTGCGCAGACGCTGCGGTTTTTCGCCCGGCTGCGTGGCGGCGTCGACCAGGATTACATCGACGAGTTGCGGCAGCGATTCGACGCGAACCTTGACAAGCGCGTCGGGGAATTGTCCTCGGGGAACCGGCAGAAGGTGGGGCTGATCGCCGCGTTGATGCACAAACCCGAGCTGATCATCATGGACGAGCCCAACGCCGGTCTCGATCCGCTCGTGCAGCACGAGTTTCATCAGGTGCTGCGGGAGATCGTCGCGGAGGGCCGCACCGTGTTCCTGTCCTCCCACACCCTCTCCGAGGTGCAGCAGGTGGCCGACCGGGTCGGCATCATCCGCGCGGGCCGCTTGGTGGCGGTGGAGAACGTCGCGGATTTGCGTTCGGTGCGGCGCGTCGATCTGCTTCTGGACCGCGACGCCGATCCGGGCGACTTTATCGATATTTCCGGGGCCCGCGACGTCACCGTGGATGGGCCGCGGGTGCGCATGGCCTTCGACGGGGAGCTCGGAACCCTGCTCGATGCGCTCGGCGACCGCCGTGTCGTCGACCTGACCGCCCACGACGCCGACCTGGAGGAAATCTTCCTCGCGTTCTACCAGGAGCAGTCATGA